CGTAGTGCTCGTCCCAGCTGGTCCAGAGCTCCTGTCGAGCCGGGACGGTGAGGACGACGTGAGCTGCGTGCGGAAACGCTCTCAACAGATCGTCCAGGAACGCTTGCGGATCCGCGATATGCTCGATGACGTCCAGCAGAAGTAGCGTGTCGATCCGATCGCGAAAGCCTTGGTCTAGATCGGTCGCGGCAGTGCCCGTCGACACGTAGGGCACGACGGCATCATCGACGGACGGTCGCCCCAGTTCGCAGCCGTAACACTCGAACCCGCGTTGCCGCAGGAATGCGACCGTCAGCCCGCGCCCGCACCCGACATCCAGGATGCGCGTGGATTCGAGCCGGCCGAGCGCCGACTGAATGATTTCGGCGCGCGCCCGGCTCCACCAGTGATGCTCCATGCCGGGCGGGTAATTGTCGTCGTATTGCGTGTCCGAATAAGCGGTCTCGCTGGTGCTCGGCTCTGTCATGCCGGCTCTCTTTGGCAAGCTGCGGCGCGGCGATCCGGCGTGCCGGACGGGTGCTTGAACACGATCAGGCGCATGACCGTGAAGCTGACGAGCATGCCTGATATCGCCGCCGTACCGGTCGCTACAACGGGATGCGCGCGCGCGAAGGGGACGAGGAATATCAGGGTCTCGTAGACTGTGATGTTGGTGATCCCGGTTGGTGCCGTCCAGAGAACGTAGCGGGCCCACTGCAGGACGAGCGGTGCCTCGCTGCTGTATCGGAACGTCCACGTCCGATTGAGTGCCCAGGATGTCGTGACCGCGACAAGAAACGCTGGAATGGCAGCCAATGCCGGTCCCAGGAGACCGCGCGTGACATAGATCGTCGAGGTGGTGACGGCGAAGCCGGCTGTCCCGACGACCGCGAAACGCACGAACTGGCGCGCGATTGCTCTCGAGCGCGGCGAGATCGGCATCATGTCCCCGGTGGCCTTTCGCGGCGCGACGGCCAGGCTGTCTTGCGGTTCATGACCGCGCGGCGACCCTTGCTCTTCCTGCAACGCTCTCGGGAGCCCCACGGCAGCTTTTACCAGTACGTAGAGCGACGCGGTGAACAGCACGGCCGGTATCGCGATCCCCAAGGTGTTTGCGCCGCCGACGGCGCAGAGGGCGAAGAGCGACGCGAAAACGATGACATGCGAACGCGAGTCGATACCCGGGAGCGCGACGCGCGACGCCATCAACGGCGCCGCGAAGGCCAAGGCCGCAACGATCGCGGCGAGCGCTGCCGAAGGCCAAGCTTCGAGGGTTTGGCATAGCACGATCAGGATCAGGAGCGGACCACACTGCGCAACGATCGTGCGCCGGTCCGGGACCCCGAGACCGGCCGCTGCGAGAAGCAATGGGGCGGCGAAGATCAGGAGATGATATTCGGCAAAGATAGGGGTCGACAGGACGCTGAGTGTGGCCCCGAGAAAGACTGCCTCCACCTTGTCGATAAGCCGCGCGACAGCTAGTGCGACCGCCGCAAGGCAAGCGACACCCATGATGCCGGTGACGACCCTCTGATCGAAGGCCATCGCCGCCGATGGTATAGCCCCGAAACTTCCCAGCAGCCGGCTCAGCGCCAGAAGGCTCGCGTTCCAGGGCATGCCCTCGCCTCCGCCGATGAACGCCGTATTGTAGAGCGCAAGGCCGTGCAGAAACGCCGGCAGGGAATAGCTCGGGTCGATCGAAGCCGCGAGGACATAGGAAGCCAAAGCAATGGCGACGACAGTCGCCGAAGCGGCCAGGACGGAGCGGATCGTTGCTCTCAGATCGCTGCGATCGGCAAGCTCGACGAGTAGCAGCGTCGCCGTGTTCGGCCGCAGGTTGATCGCGATCGCCAGAGCAAGGATCCCCACGCGCCGCCAGCGGCCCGTCACTGCGCTGACGGCATAAAAGATGATGCAGAGACTTGTGAAGCCCGAGTGGAAATTCCCGCGATCAAGCATGAAAAGAGCAGGATAGGCGACGATGAGGAGAAGCGCGCCGTAGAGACGATCACCGGATGTCGCCGCTTCAAGGTGGCGACCGACCACGACCGCGCCGGTGCAGAATGCAACAAGGAGCATGACCAGCAGCACCGTCGGCGATGTCGCCGACATGATCTGAGCAAAGAAGATCAACCCAAGCATTCCGAGCGGGGCGGAATGGTAGATCGAGATGTGATGTTGCAGGTATGGGTTCTGGAACAGGTAGGACTGGAACAGAGCCGGCCACGAGTGGACGCGCGGATCGTCGAGGAGCCGTGCCGTCACGGCGCGGATGGCCAGGCCGCTTTTGATCGAATCGGCGAAGAGGTCCTGCGCGGTGAAGAACAGCGGGTTTTCCAGGCCG
This Beijerinckiaceae bacterium RH AL1 DNA region includes the following protein-coding sequences:
- a CDS encoding SAM-dependent methyltransferase (ID:RHAL1_00827;~source:Prodigal:2.6); this translates as MTEPSTSETAYSDTQYDDNYPPGMEHHWWSRARAEIIQSALGRLESTRILDVGCGRGLTVAFLRQRGFECYGCELGRPSVDDAVVPYVSTGTAATDLDQGFRDRIDTLLLLDVIEHIADPQAFLDDLLRAFPHAAHVVLTVPARQELWTSWDEHYGHFLRYDRSTLMALLSRTGLKVLSARHIFLSLYPILLLAARIGSRSKRATSPRRLWAHRIVASWFVAEAKVFAASPLWGTSLLAICKR
- a CDS encoding membrane protein of unknown function (ID:RHAL1_00828;~source:Prodigal:2.6), with amino-acid sequence MALPSSGQKPTYPKYFVLVVASSLVVRSVLSSLLAGIGGLENPLFFTAQDLFADSIKSGLAIRAVTARLLDDPRVHSWPALFQSYLFQNPYLQHHISIYHSAPLGMLGLIFFAQIMSATSPTVLLVMLLVAFCTGAVVVGRHLEAATSGDRLYGALLLIVAYPALFMLDRGNFHSGFTSLCIIFYAVSAVTGRWRRVGILALAIAINLRPNTATLLLVELADRSDLRATIRSVLAASATVVAIALASYVLAASIDPSYSLPAFLHGLALYNTAFIGGGEGMPWNASLLALSRLLGSFGAIPSAAMAFDQRVVTGIMGVACLAAVALAVARLIDKVEAVFLGATLSVLSTPIFAEYHLLIFAAPLLLAAAGLGVPDRRTIVAQCGPLLILIVLCQTLEAWPSAALAAIVAALAFAAPLMASRVALPGIDSRSHVIVFASLFALCAVGGANTLGIAIPAVLFTASLYVLVKAAVGLPRALQEEQGSPRGHEPQDSLAVAPRKATGDMMPISPRSRAIARQFVRFAVVGTAGFAVTTSTIYVTRGLLGPALAAIPAFLVAVTTSWALNRTWTFRYSSEAPLVLQWARYVLWTAPTGITNITVYETLIFLVPFARAHPVVATGTAAISGMLVSFTVMRLIVFKHPSGTPDRRAAACQREPA